The proteins below come from a single Larimichthys crocea isolate SSNF chromosome XIV, L_crocea_2.0, whole genome shotgun sequence genomic window:
- the bcl6b gene encoding B-cell CLL/lymphoma 6 member B protein translates to MSMMEVLEGYRVDRVQEMRAPAPAEGYVKEFTRHSNDVLLNLNELRHRNILTDTTLVVGNIHLRAHCAVLVACSGFFYSLYSHRVLLQGRGGSGDQLMTVSLPDTLDPSSISLLLDFMYTSRLPLTPSIAPGVLSVATYLQMDHVADTCRDFMQLHCRENMSARHPQLELDSRVSVASVAPKGGDLPNLGPQRLLPTAVATRVPAEVGGSLKPGAFPTCQPRSKAMKGEPESPLMGTPIPSPDSPARSSCQPNSPAESNTCNKNLVSDVKSTPDPKACNWKKYKYIVLNPLCAATTVKEEEMEEPQSHTSPTADRMGTTPTAPTEAWSGEVPGQIDRQGQASCYEGSGRAPPLGPPPSLDHPTVPSTHKEGTDPESAHQHAIKRENYYVPYCYSGNIQGTKTPCSGDKPYRCNVCGAQFNRPANLKTHSRIHSGEKPYRCDTCGARFVQVAHLRAHVLIHTGEKPYPCHTCGTRFRHLQTLKSHLRIHTGEKPYTCEKCDLHFRHKSQLRLHLRQKHGAVTNTKIRYKVLTEPYQPILQAC, encoded by the exons ATGAGCATGATGGAAGTATTGGAAGGATACAGGGTCGACAGAGTTCAAGAAATGAGGGCTCCCGCACCAGCCGAGGGATACGTGAAGGAGTTCACGCGCCACTCCAACGACGTGCTGCTGAACCTGAACGAACTGAGGCACCGCAACATCCTGACTGACACCACCCTGGTTGTCGGCAACATACATCTAAGGGCGCACTGTGCTGTGCTCGTGGCCTGCAG cgGGTTCTTCTACTCGCTGTACTCTCACCGTGTGTTGCTTCAGGGGAGAGGTGGCAGCGGGGATCAGCTCATGACTGTGTCTCTCCCCGACACCTTGGACCCATCCAGCATCTCCCTGCTGCTCGACTTCATGTACACCTCTCGCCTCCCTCTGACACCGAGCATCGCCCCTGGGGTGCTTAGTGTTGCAACCTATTTGCAGATGGACCACGTGGCTGATACCTGCCGGGATTTCATGCAGCTCCACTG cAGGGAGAATATGAGTGCAAGACACCCACAACTGGAGCTGGACTCCCGGGTGTCTGTAGCCTCTGTAGCCCCCAAAGGAGGGGACCTGCCCAATCTCGGACCCCAGAGATTACTCCCAACTGCAGTTGCAACAAG GGTCCCTGCGGAGGTCGGGGGCTCTCTCAAGCCAGGGGCTTTCCCAACCTGCCAGCCCAGGTCAAAGGCGATGAAAGGAGAGCCTGAGTCGCCTCTCATGGGCACCCCGATTCCATCTCCAGACAGCCCCGCCCGCTCCAGCTGCCAACCCAACTCTCCAGCAGAatccaacacctgcaacaaaAACCTTGTG agtGATGTCAAATCCACGCCGGACCCAAAGGCTTGCAACTGGAAAAAATACAAGTACATCGTCCTCAACCCTCTCTGTGCAGCCACCAcggtgaaggaggaagagatggaggaacCACAAAGTCACACATCACCCACTGCAGACAGGATGGGCACGACACCCACAGCACCAACAGAGGCGTGGTCTGGAGAAGTGCCTGGTCAGATTGATAG acaGGGGCAGGCCTCCTGCTACGAGGGTTCTGGCCGAGCCCCTCCCCTGGGGCCACCGCCCTCTTTGGATCACCCAACAGTGCCTTCCACTCACAAGGAGGGAACAG ATCCAGAATCTGCCCACCAGCATGCGATCAAGCGTGAGAACTACTACGTGCCTTACTGTTACTCCGGCAACATTCAAGGAACCAAGACTCCCTGCTCAG GTGACAAACCGTACCGCTGTAATGTGTGCGGCGCCCAGTTCAACCGACCGGCCAACCTGAAGACTCACTCTCGCATCCACTCAGGAGAGAAACCATACCGCTGCGACACCTGCGGCGCTCGCTTTGTTcag GTTGCCCATCTGAGGGCCCACGTTCTGATCCATACAGGGGAGAAGCCGTACCCATGCCACACCTGTGGCACCCGCTTCCGCCACCTGCAGACCTTGAAGAGTCATCTGCGCATTCACACCGGAGAGAAGCCTTACACC TGCGAGAAGTGCGACCTTCACTTCCGCCACAAGAGTCAGCTGCGTCTTCACCTCCGCCAGAAACACGGGGCCGTCACCAACACCAAGATCCGCTACAAGGTCCTGACCGAGCCCTACCAGCCTATCCTGCAGGCCTGCTGA